A single Paenibacillus kribbensis DNA region contains:
- a CDS encoding aspartate ammonia-lyase, producing MEIPADALYGIHTARAMNNFAVSGRPVNQKLIQALVLVKKAAAQVNGEQKRLPAHRAAAIIKACDELLAGRYQNMFTVDALQGGAGTSTHMNVNEVIANLAIVQLGGQPGQYELVHPLDDVNCCQSTNDVYPTALRIAAIRLLRPLCDAMSSLQEALQHKETEYADLLKLGRTQLMDALPMMAGQGFGAYAKAIARDRWRLYKAEERLREIPIGGTAIGTGMNAPRAYSYRMVEQLADETGLGLCRSDHPMDPIQNMDVFVEVSGLLKSAAVNLLKISGDFRLLASGPFGGIGEYTLPPVQAGSSIMPGKVNPVMAEMAGLTAMRVMAEDAAITMAAASGQLELNAFLPLISESLLESLHILSNAVRLFEERCVRGLVVHEERCSANLRSSAVMASALVADLGYDEAASIASAAIAQGRTPEDIAEERGLLTRSRIEQLCHPYTVTKPGIPGQEEGTHHGNE from the coding sequence ATGGAAATTCCTGCGGATGCCTTGTACGGTATTCACACCGCACGCGCGATGAACAATTTTGCAGTCAGCGGCAGGCCCGTGAACCAAAAACTGATTCAAGCGCTTGTGCTGGTCAAAAAAGCAGCCGCTCAAGTGAACGGTGAGCAGAAACGACTTCCCGCTCACCGTGCTGCTGCCATTATAAAGGCTTGCGATGAATTACTCGCCGGACGGTATCAAAATATGTTCACCGTCGACGCTCTGCAAGGCGGCGCAGGCACCAGTACCCATATGAATGTGAATGAAGTCATTGCTAATCTGGCCATCGTACAACTTGGGGGCCAGCCAGGACAATACGAGCTTGTACATCCGCTGGATGATGTCAACTGCTGCCAGTCTACGAATGATGTCTATCCTACAGCGCTCCGAATTGCAGCGATACGGCTGCTGCGGCCTTTATGTGACGCCATGTCTTCGTTACAGGAGGCTTTACAGCATAAAGAAACGGAATATGCCGACCTGCTCAAGCTGGGCCGTACACAGCTGATGGATGCTCTGCCCATGATGGCCGGGCAAGGCTTTGGCGCCTACGCCAAGGCCATAGCACGTGACCGCTGGCGGCTCTACAAAGCCGAGGAACGGCTGCGAGAAATCCCGATTGGCGGCACGGCAATTGGCACAGGTATGAATGCGCCTCGCGCTTACAGTTACCGGATGGTTGAACAGCTCGCGGACGAGACTGGCTTGGGGCTCTGTCGCAGCGACCACCCCATGGACCCGATTCAGAATATGGATGTCTTTGTAGAGGTATCGGGTCTGCTCAAATCCGCCGCCGTAAACCTGCTCAAAATATCCGGCGATTTTCGTCTGCTGGCCTCTGGTCCTTTTGGTGGTATCGGGGAATACACGCTGCCTCCGGTTCAGGCCGGCTCCTCTATTATGCCGGGCAAGGTCAACCCGGTAATGGCTGAAATGGCCGGATTGACCGCGATGCGCGTGATGGCGGAGGATGCGGCTATTACGATGGCGGCTGCCTCTGGACAGCTGGAGCTGAATGCGTTCCTGCCGCTGATTTCCGAATCGCTGCTGGAATCGCTGCATATTCTCAGCAATGCCGTTCGTCTGTTCGAGGAACGGTGTGTGCGCGGTCTGGTCGTACATGAGGAACGCTGCTCTGCAAATCTGCGCAGCTCAGCTGTGATGGCTTCCGCGCTGGTCGCGGACCTTGGCTATGATGAAGCAGCCTCCATTGCATCAGCAGCTATTGCGCAAGGCCGCACACCAGAGGATATTGCAGAGGAGCGCGGTCTACTGACACGCTCACGGATTGAGCAATTGTGCCATCCCTATACCGTAACCAAGCCCGGAATTCCCGGGCAGGAAGAAGGAACTCACCATGGGAATGAATGA
- a CDS encoding [FeFe] hydrogenase, group A: MSTTTDKSSSPPCMEATDSDCTVPVIHIDPTLCTGCRRCAGVCPVDAIEGLPGEPQTVNADRCVFCGQCVQICSVYASDWADASPQEAAIRRQARMRERDMPADIGEPLFAAYYSYSLNKVTDMMTKPGQLRIVQCAPSIRVSLAEEFGMPFGTLTPGKMAAALRRLGFDRVYDTNFGADVTIMEEGTELIRRVTEGGPLPMFTSCCPAWVRFAEIEYPDLLDHLSSCKSPMQILGALVKTYGAQLDEVKPANIYSVAIMPCTCKQFECDRPEMESDGYRDVDEVLTTRELAYWIKQRGIDFMNLPDEEFDSPLGKYSGAGTIFGVTGGVMEAAIRTGYELLTNEKLPKLQLDFVRGEEGIRVAEVQVGELQLKVAVVAGLQHAYQLLDRVQAGECDYHFIEVMGCPAGCISGGGQPKLMLEKQKIEAYRARKSSIYGHDAASQVRKSHENPFIIKLYDEFLGEPLGHVSHHLLHTTFHKRGPGRQSRNSDVSTNGNNDYSLH; this comes from the coding sequence ATGTCAACGACAACAGACAAGAGCTCGTCCCCTCCTTGTATGGAGGCGACTGATTCTGATTGTACAGTCCCTGTCATTCATATCGACCCTACGTTGTGCACGGGATGCAGACGCTGCGCAGGTGTTTGTCCGGTAGACGCCATAGAGGGATTGCCGGGAGAACCGCAAACCGTGAACGCAGACCGCTGTGTTTTTTGCGGTCAATGTGTACAAATATGCAGTGTATACGCATCAGATTGGGCGGATGCATCTCCACAGGAAGCCGCCATCAGACGGCAGGCGCGTATGCGTGAACGCGATATGCCTGCCGACATCGGCGAACCGCTATTTGCTGCCTATTATAGCTATAGCCTGAATAAGGTAACTGACATGATGACAAAACCAGGACAGCTTCGGATCGTTCAATGCGCTCCATCCATTCGCGTGTCACTCGCAGAGGAATTTGGTATGCCGTTCGGTACCTTGACGCCTGGCAAAATGGCCGCTGCCCTTCGCCGCCTCGGCTTTGATCGGGTATATGATACGAATTTCGGAGCTGACGTAACCATCATGGAGGAAGGCACCGAGCTGATTCGCCGCGTGACCGAGGGTGGACCGTTACCGATGTTCACATCCTGCTGTCCGGCATGGGTTCGTTTTGCCGAGATTGAATATCCCGATCTGCTGGACCATCTATCCAGTTGCAAATCGCCAATGCAGATACTGGGAGCGCTGGTCAAGACTTATGGTGCACAGCTGGACGAGGTGAAGCCTGCGAATATTTACAGCGTCGCAATCATGCCATGTACCTGTAAACAATTTGAATGCGATCGTCCCGAAATGGAATCCGATGGTTACCGTGATGTGGATGAGGTGCTGACAACGCGTGAGCTTGCGTACTGGATCAAGCAGCGCGGAATTGATTTTATGAACCTGCCTGATGAAGAATTCGATTCACCTTTAGGAAAATATTCAGGTGCTGGCACTATTTTTGGTGTGACTGGAGGGGTAATGGAGGCTGCTATCCGTACAGGTTACGAGTTGCTGACGAATGAGAAGCTGCCGAAGCTCCAGCTGGATTTTGTACGTGGCGAGGAAGGTATTCGAGTAGCCGAAGTTCAGGTTGGCGAGCTGCAGCTCAAGGTGGCGGTCGTCGCTGGGCTGCAACATGCCTATCAGCTGCTGGATCGTGTGCAGGCGGGCGAATGTGACTATCATTTTATCGAGGTCATGGGCTGTCCTGCTGGATGTATCAGCGGAGGAGGGCAACCCAAGCTCATGTTGGAAAAACAAAAAATCGAGGCTTATCGTGCGCGTAAATCGTCCATCTACGGACATGATGCTGCATCTCAGGTGCGCAAATCGCATGAGAACCCTTTTATCATCAAGCTTTATGACGAATTTTTGGGTGAGCCGCTTGGGCACGTATCGCACCATCTGCTGCACACGACCTTCCACAAACGCGGACCCGGCAGACAGAGCCGCAACAGTGATGTTTCCACCAACGGGAATAACGATTACTCCCTTCATTAA
- a CDS encoding 4Fe-4S dicluster domain-containing protein: protein MSGARNMLYRPTSRMGAADRTSAVASSFVVADGGQCIGCKACELACFAVHSQAGGIGASVGTVSVPVVPKVYVVRAGDAYVPVQCRHCENAPCAHACPVQAIRQEDGVVMIDEERCIGCTSCVLACPFGAIEVTPVYRAGHVVTQSGLTRHANRAALPRTAASKCDLCAETADGQPACVEACPNQVLRLAKGAVDSPPERRREVFFPRL, encoded by the coding sequence ATGAGCGGCGCACGAAACATGCTGTACCGTCCAACGAGCAGAATGGGAGCAGCCGATAGAACAAGCGCTGTCGCCTCCTCCTTCGTAGTCGCAGACGGTGGGCAATGTATTGGATGCAAAGCCTGTGAACTGGCGTGCTTCGCCGTTCACAGCCAGGCGGGCGGCATAGGTGCTTCGGTCGGAACCGTCAGCGTGCCTGTCGTACCCAAGGTGTATGTTGTACGCGCTGGGGATGCGTATGTGCCTGTGCAATGCCGGCATTGTGAAAATGCCCCCTGTGCACATGCCTGTCCAGTGCAGGCCATTCGTCAGGAGGACGGCGTGGTCATGATTGATGAAGAACGATGTATCGGCTGCACCTCCTGTGTTTTGGCCTGTCCCTTCGGAGCCATTGAGGTGACTCCGGTTTATCGGGCAGGACACGTTGTGACGCAATCCGGATTGACTCGCCATGCCAATCGGGCCGCCCTCCCCCGCACTGCCGCAAGCAAATGCGATTTGTGCGCAGAAACGGCAGACGGACAGCCTGCCTGTGTAGAGGCCTGCCCAAACCAGGTGCTACGACTGGCCAAGGGTGCAGTCGACTCGCCTCCGGAGCGTCGGCGGGAAGTTTTTTTCCCACGCTTATAA
- a CDS encoding 4Fe-4S dicluster domain-containing protein: MNRFVLADPDQCIGCRTCEIACVIAHSSDNPFISPDDEFHFHPRLKVIKSYGVTAPVQCRHCEDAPCANACPNGSITNADGCILINSESCIGCKTCMIACPYGAITMVPQYRDGQPVVQDGLYTNMSGRLQPKERMVASKCDLCEGVDGGPACIGKCPTKALKLVEPDLVHARVEEKRAASARQLLHMTRIPATGL; encoded by the coding sequence ATGAATCGTTTTGTTTTAGCTGATCCCGATCAGTGTATCGGCTGCCGTACCTGTGAAATTGCATGTGTCATCGCACATTCGTCGGATAACCCTTTTATCTCGCCGGATGACGAGTTTCATTTTCACCCTCGGCTGAAGGTTATCAAATCATATGGAGTCACCGCACCCGTTCAGTGCCGTCACTGTGAGGATGCCCCATGCGCCAACGCTTGTCCGAATGGCTCCATTACGAACGCAGACGGCTGTATTCTCATTAACAGCGAAAGCTGTATTGGCTGTAAAACCTGTATGATCGCCTGCCCTTACGGCGCAATTACTATGGTGCCTCAGTATAGAGACGGGCAACCTGTCGTGCAAGATGGACTGTACACCAATATGTCAGGCCGTTTGCAACCCAAAGAACGCATGGTTGCCAGCAAATGTGATCTGTGCGAAGGTGTAGACGGCGGTCCGGCCTGCATTGGAAAATGCCCAACAAAAGCCCTCAAGCTGGTCGAGCCAGATCTGGTTCATGCCCGGGTTGAGGAAAAACGGGCTGCAAGTGCACGTCAGCTACTGCATATGACGCGCATTCCGGCGACGGGGCTATGA
- the leuC gene encoding 3-isopropylmalate dehydratase large subunit codes for MSKKTMFEKIWDNHVIYQEAGKPSILYIDLHLVHEVTSPQAFEGLRLSGRKVRRPELTFATMDHNVPTFDRYNITDPISKQQIDTLTQNCRDFGVTLYDLDTIDQGVVHVMGPELGLTHPGKTIVCGDSHTSTHGAFGALAFGIGTSEVEHVLATQCLQQAKAKTMEVRFVGRRKPGVTAKDMILGVIAKYGTDFATGYVIEYTGESIRELSMEERMTVCNMSIEGGARAGMIAPDETTFNYLRGREHVPQGAAFEQAVAEWKELVTDEGAEFDIVLEFDVDSLIPQVTWGTSPGMGTDISSNVPIPAELPTENERKAAEKALEYMDLKPGTPITDIAIDYVFIGSCTNGRIEDLRAAAEVAKGYQVSDRVTAIVVPGSGRVKIQAEQEGLDVIFKEAGFEWREAGCSMCLAMNPDVLQPGQRCASTSNRNFEGRQGRGGRTHLVSPAMAAAAAIHGRFVDVRDWKFKKEAVVR; via the coding sequence ATGAGTAAAAAGACCATGTTCGAGAAAATTTGGGATAACCATGTCATCTATCAGGAAGCGGGAAAGCCGAGTATTTTGTACATTGATCTTCACTTGGTACATGAGGTAACCTCGCCGCAGGCGTTTGAGGGACTTCGTCTTAGCGGACGCAAGGTGCGTCGTCCAGAGCTTACGTTTGCGACAATGGATCATAACGTACCGACGTTTGATCGCTACAATATTACGGACCCGATTTCCAAACAGCAGATTGATACATTAACTCAAAATTGCCGCGATTTCGGTGTTACACTGTATGATCTGGATACCATTGATCAAGGTGTCGTTCACGTTATGGGGCCTGAACTTGGTCTGACTCATCCGGGGAAAACGATTGTTTGTGGTGACAGCCATACCTCCACACACGGTGCATTCGGGGCGCTTGCTTTTGGTATCGGAACAAGCGAAGTAGAGCACGTGCTGGCAACGCAATGTCTCCAGCAGGCGAAGGCAAAAACGATGGAAGTTCGTTTTGTAGGCCGCCGCAAACCGGGTGTAACAGCAAAAGATATGATTTTGGGTGTCATCGCCAAATACGGCACAGATTTCGCTACAGGCTATGTTATTGAGTACACAGGCGAATCCATCCGCGAATTGAGCATGGAAGAGCGTATGACGGTGTGCAACATGTCCATAGAGGGCGGAGCCAGAGCAGGAATGATTGCACCGGATGAAACGACTTTCAATTACTTGCGTGGACGCGAGCATGTGCCGCAAGGAGCTGCTTTCGAGCAGGCAGTTGCTGAGTGGAAAGAGCTTGTTACAGATGAAGGCGCTGAGTTTGATATTGTGCTGGAGTTTGACGTGGATTCTTTAATTCCACAAGTGACTTGGGGCACCAGCCCAGGTATGGGTACAGATATTTCTTCGAATGTACCCATTCCGGCAGAATTGCCGACAGAAAACGAACGTAAAGCGGCTGAAAAAGCGCTTGAATATATGGATTTGAAGCCAGGTACACCGATCACGGATATTGCGATTGATTACGTATTTATCGGTTCCTGCACCAACGGACGGATTGAAGATCTACGCGCTGCGGCCGAGGTTGCCAAAGGCTATCAGGTATCTGACAGAGTAACGGCAATCGTCGTACCAGGCTCAGGTCGTGTGAAAATTCAGGCTGAACAAGAAGGACTGGACGTTATTTTCAAGGAAGCAGGATTCGAGTGGCGTGAAGCGGGATGCAGCATGTGTCTTGCGATGAATCCGGACGTGCTCCAACCGGGACAGCGTTGTGCATCCACCTCTAACCGTAACTTTGAAGGTCGTCAGGGACGTGGAGGACGGACTCACCTCGTATCTCCGGCAATGGCAGCCGCTGCGGCGATTCATGGACGTTTTGTCGATGTACGGGATTGGAAATTCAAGAAGGAAGCAGTAGTCCGCTAG
- the hydF gene encoding [FeFe] hydrogenase H-cluster maturation GTPase HydF: MGMNDTPRSNRPHIVLLGRRNAGKSSILNALTGQSVAVVSPIGGTTTDPVFKPMELLPAGPIVLVDTAGLDDEGEIGALRRDKTLQILNSTDLALLVVDATVGVSSFELELLDKLRTKKIPVIGVLNKVDTLAESEQMITALEAELDLTLIPFSASMLQGDTELKKAITSTLPHNEDRFRIVGDLLSPGDVVVLVVPIDKAAPKGRLILPQQQTIRDTLESDAIAVVTKEHELRLTLERLGNKPRLVITDSQVFMKVAADTPKDVPLTSFSILFARHKGDLDELVRGARAIERLKDGDRVLIAEACTHQCQSDDIGRVKIPRWLRQTIGKRLIIEHASGPSFPDDLSEYALVIHCGACMLNRRTMLHRLSEAKAAGVPIVNYGVFIAYVQGVFPRAIECFPSAMLAWEHALEPTAIAERSHH, encoded by the coding sequence ATGGGAATGAATGATACCCCTCGTAGCAACCGACCACATATCGTCCTGCTCGGTCGCCGCAACGCAGGCAAATCCAGTATTCTAAATGCCCTGACGGGCCAGTCCGTGGCTGTGGTATCTCCTATAGGGGGAACAACCACGGACCCGGTTTTTAAGCCGATGGAGCTGCTCCCTGCGGGACCTATTGTTCTGGTGGATACCGCCGGACTGGACGATGAGGGTGAGATCGGGGCGCTGCGTCGTGACAAAACGCTGCAAATACTTAACAGTACGGATTTGGCTCTGCTGGTTGTCGACGCTACGGTCGGCGTCAGTTCCTTCGAGCTTGAACTGCTCGACAAGCTCCGCACCAAAAAGATTCCTGTCATTGGGGTTTTAAACAAAGTCGATACCCTTGCTGAATCAGAACAAATGATCACAGCGCTGGAGGCTGAACTGGATCTCACCCTGATTCCTTTCAGTGCCTCTATGCTCCAGGGAGATACGGAACTGAAAAAGGCTATTACCAGTACGCTCCCCCACAACGAGGATCGTTTTCGCATTGTCGGTGACCTGCTGTCACCCGGCGATGTTGTCGTGCTGGTCGTTCCCATCGACAAAGCTGCACCAAAGGGTCGACTGATTCTGCCGCAGCAGCAGACAATCCGCGATACGCTGGAGAGCGATGCCATCGCAGTCGTGACCAAAGAGCATGAATTGCGGTTGACGCTGGAGCGACTGGGAAACAAGCCTCGCTTGGTCATTACTGATTCACAGGTTTTTATGAAGGTAGCGGCAGACACACCCAAGGATGTGCCCCTTACCTCCTTTTCCATCCTGTTCGCCCGTCATAAAGGAGATCTTGACGAACTGGTACGAGGCGCAAGAGCCATTGAGCGTCTCAAGGATGGAGACCGTGTACTCATAGCCGAAGCCTGCACGCACCAGTGCCAATCTGACGATATCGGCCGGGTAAAAATCCCCCGCTGGCTCCGTCAAACGATAGGCAAACGCCTCATTATCGAGCATGCATCCGGCCCCAGCTTTCCTGACGATCTAAGCGAGTATGCCCTGGTTATTCATTGCGGTGCCTGCATGCTCAACCGGCGTACAATGCTTCATCGACTCTCGGAAGCAAAAGCTGCAGGGGTGCCGATTGTGAACTATGGTGTTTTTATCGCTTATGTACAGGGTGTCTTCCCACGTGCCATTGAATGCTTTCCATCTGCTATGCTGGCATGGGAGCACGCCTTGGAGCCAACAGCTATTGCTGAAAGATCCCATCATTAA
- a CDS encoding Na-translocating system protein MpsC family protein: MNTEWEYRERIRKLAVCIVKHYRGKGPDNVKVSLDSPLRITVEIRGTLSNLSEILVHEGAEDKVREYWNVLRPYLEKEFMSEAEKTIGSPFTYTWEVCPSVHGDGHIIITLELQHIHRLD, encoded by the coding sequence GTGAATACCGAATGGGAATACCGTGAGCGCATAAGGAAGCTAGCCGTATGTATTGTTAAGCATTACCGGGGAAAAGGTCCGGATAACGTCAAGGTTTCTTTGGATTCGCCGCTCCGGATTACGGTAGAAATTCGAGGCACCTTGTCCAATCTGTCCGAAATTCTCGTTCATGAAGGGGCCGAGGACAAGGTCAGGGAATATTGGAACGTCCTTCGACCTTATCTGGAAAAAGAGTTTATGAGCGAAGCGGAAAAAACAATCGGCAGTCCCTTCACTTACACCTGGGAGGTCTGTCCCTCCGTCCATGGAGACGGACATATTATCATTACTCTTGAACTACAACACATACACCGGTTGGATTAG
- the leuD gene encoding 3-isopropylmalate dehydratase small subunit, whose amino-acid sequence MEAFTTLKGIVAPVDRVNVDTDAIIPKQFLKRIERTGFGQFLFYEWRFDEAGNINPEFEPNKPRYAGASVLISRANFGCGSSREHAPWAIMDYGFRSVIAPSFADIFYNNCFKNGILPIKLSEEQVEDLFQRTAKHDNYQLNVDLNEKTITDDYGLHIDFDLDEHRRQFLLQGLDDIGLTLQHEAEILAYEQKRAAKQGA is encoded by the coding sequence ATGGAAGCATTCACAACATTAAAAGGAATCGTAGCGCCTGTGGATCGGGTGAACGTGGATACAGATGCTATTATTCCTAAGCAATTCTTGAAACGAATCGAGCGCACAGGCTTTGGACAGTTTCTGTTTTATGAGTGGCGTTTTGATGAGGCGGGCAATATCAATCCTGAGTTTGAACCGAACAAGCCTCGCTATGCAGGGGCATCTGTGCTGATTTCTCGCGCCAACTTTGGCTGCGGCTCCTCCCGTGAGCATGCGCCGTGGGCGATCATGGACTATGGGTTTCGTAGCGTAATCGCACCATCTTTTGCGGATATCTTCTACAATAACTGTTTTAAAAACGGTATTCTGCCGATCAAGCTGTCTGAAGAGCAAGTAGAGGATTTATTTCAGCGCACGGCGAAGCATGATAACTACCAATTGAACGTTGATTTGAACGAAAAAACAATTACTGACGATTATGGTTTGCATATTGATTTTGATCTGGATGAGCATCGTCGTCAATTCCTGTTGCAAGGTTTGGATGACATTGGCTTGACGCTCCAGCATGAGGCTGAAATTCTGGCTTATGAACAAAAGCGTGCTGCCAAGCAAGGCGCATAA
- the fdhF gene encoding formate dehydrogenase subunit alpha, giving the protein MADKVLTVCPYCGSGCQLHLLVDKGQVIGAEPADGRTNEGTLCLKGHYGWDFLNDPQILTARLRKPMIRKNGVMEEVEWEEAIQYTAERLSAIKEKYGPDSIMGTGSARGPGNEANYVMQKFMRAVIGTNNIDHCARVCHGPSVAGLTYSLGDGAMSNSIPEIEHSDLLFVFGYNAPETHPIVARRIVAAKQRGAKIIVCDPRMTETGRISDMWLPLKGGSNMALVNAFGHVLVHEGLYDKRYVEANTEGFAEYVDSIKKYTPEYAEGITGVKAADIRAAMREYAKAPTATILYGMGVCQFSQAVDVVKGLASLALLTGNLGKPNVGIGPVRGQNNVQGSCDMGALPNVYPGYQDVTDTAVRKKFEKAWGVEQLPRKKGYSLTEVPHLILKENKLKAYYIFGEDPVQSDPNAAELREALDQLEFVVVQDIFMNKTALHADVILPSTAWGEHDGVYSSADRGFQRIRKAVEPQGDVKPDWAIISEVATAMGYPMSYANTEEIWDEMRSLCPLFAGASYQKMEDQGGVQWPCPTEDHPGTPYLYKGNQFSTPSGKGRLFACEWRPPQEQPDAKFPLVLSTVREVGHYSVRTMTGNCRALRQLSDEPGFIQISPQDATDLNILDGEIVAISSRRGRIMARAQVSDRVQQGATYMTYHWWVGACNELTADFLDPVSKTPELKYCAIRLERIADQAQAERDVHESYQRIRRQMNVHEAVLADKVTR; this is encoded by the coding sequence ATGGCAGACAAGGTATTAACGGTATGTCCCTACTGCGGAAGCGGTTGTCAGCTTCATTTGCTGGTGGACAAGGGGCAGGTAATCGGCGCAGAGCCGGCTGATGGTCGTACAAATGAAGGAACACTGTGCCTGAAAGGACACTACGGATGGGATTTTCTGAATGACCCGCAAATTCTGACTGCACGCTTGCGCAAGCCCATGATTCGCAAAAATGGGGTCATGGAGGAAGTGGAGTGGGAGGAAGCTATCCAATATACTGCCGAACGGCTGTCAGCAATTAAGGAAAAATACGGACCCGACTCCATTATGGGGACGGGCTCTGCACGCGGTCCGGGAAACGAAGCCAATTATGTCATGCAAAAGTTCATGCGGGCGGTCATTGGCACGAACAATATTGACCATTGCGCTCGTGTATGCCACGGCCCTTCTGTGGCAGGTTTGACATATTCACTCGGGGATGGGGCCATGTCCAATTCTATTCCTGAAATTGAACACTCTGATCTTTTATTCGTGTTTGGATACAACGCCCCTGAAACGCATCCGATCGTCGCCAGACGCATCGTAGCTGCGAAGCAAAGAGGTGCCAAAATTATTGTATGTGATCCGCGCATGACTGAAACTGGGCGTATTTCAGATATGTGGCTGCCTCTAAAAGGCGGCTCGAACATGGCTTTGGTCAACGCTTTTGGTCATGTGCTTGTGCATGAAGGACTGTACGACAAACGATATGTGGAAGCAAACACTGAAGGCTTTGCCGAATACGTAGACAGCATTAAAAAATATACGCCCGAATATGCAGAAGGCATTACGGGAGTCAAGGCGGCTGACATCCGGGCGGCAATGAGGGAGTATGCCAAGGCCCCTACCGCTACCATTTTGTACGGAATGGGCGTATGTCAATTTTCACAGGCCGTTGATGTGGTAAAGGGACTCGCTTCCCTTGCCTTGTTGACCGGAAATCTGGGCAAGCCGAATGTGGGCATCGGACCCGTGCGTGGACAAAACAATGTACAGGGCTCCTGTGACATGGGCGCATTGCCGAATGTGTATCCTGGCTATCAGGATGTAACGGATACTGCGGTTCGCAAAAAGTTTGAAAAAGCATGGGGGGTTGAGCAGCTGCCGCGTAAAAAAGGATATTCCCTTACAGAGGTACCGCACCTCATCCTGAAGGAGAACAAGCTGAAGGCTTACTATATTTTCGGCGAGGACCCTGTACAAAGTGATCCGAACGCCGCCGAGTTGCGTGAAGCGCTAGACCAATTGGAATTTGTCGTAGTACAGGATATTTTCATGAACAAAACGGCGCTGCATGCCGATGTCATCCTCCCTTCTACTGCTTGGGGTGAGCATGACGGTGTATATTCTTCGGCAGACCGTGGCTTTCAGCGCATCCGCAAGGCCGTGGAGCCACAGGGTGATGTCAAGCCGGACTGGGCCATTATTAGCGAGGTTGCTACCGCCATGGGCTACCCTATGTCCTATGCAAACACAGAGGAAATTTGGGATGAAATGCGCAGCCTCTGCCCGTTATTCGCTGGTGCCAGCTACCAAAAAATGGAGGACCAAGGCGGCGTCCAGTGGCCCTGCCCTACAGAGGACCATCCAGGTACTCCGTATTTGTACAAAGGCAATCAATTTTCCACGCCTAGCGGCAAAGGCCGATTATTCGCCTGCGAATGGCGTCCACCTCAAGAACAGCCGGATGCCAAATTCCCGCTAGTCTTATCTACCGTTCGCGAGGTAGGACATTATTCCGTGCGCACCATGACCGGTAATTGCCGTGCACTGCGTCAGCTGTCTGATGAGCCTGGCTTTATTCAGATTAGCCCGCAAGACGCAACGGATCTGAACATTCTCGATGGTGAAATTGTCGCCATATCCTCCCGCCGGGGGCGCATTATGGCACGGGCACAAGTCAGTGACCGCGTACAGCAAGGCGCGACCTACATGACCTATCACTGGTGGGTTGGAGCATGTAACGAGCTGACCGCCGATTTTCTCGATCCGGTATCTAAAACCCCGGAATTAAAATATTGCGCCATCCGGCTGGAGCGGATTGCCGACCAGGCGCAGGCCGAACGTGATGTACATGAATCGTACCAGCGGATTCGCAGACAGATGAACGTCCATGAAGCCGTTTTGGCTGATAAGGTGACAAGATGA
- a CDS encoding YjcZ family sporulation protein, which yields MSGYEGVAGYGGCGGYSSIGAILVLFILLVIITKAFWI from the coding sequence ATGAGTGGATATGAAGGTGTAGCAGGTTATGGTGGATGCGGTGGATATAGCTCTATAGGTGCAATCCTGGTGTTGTTTATCCTCTTGGTTATTATCACTAAAGCGTTTTGGATTTAA